In Acinetobacter sp. TGL-Y2, a genomic segment contains:
- a CDS encoding arylmalonate decarboxylase, translating to MSFSLGFRLKMGLILPSTNTSMQPETEALRPYGVTNHTSRMLIKDRLMEQQPGFQNVIKDIRLSTEAAIESLATCKPDRIIVGVSPESYWDGFGSHEKTVGSFESMSKGIPITTSPDAYKAALNVLGNIKRIAVLTPYLPVGDNTVSRFFTENGYDVVAIKGLGGASPERISHITEQQIFSAIKDVDTQSVEAIVQVGTNVTMARAAMIAEKWLNKPVISNNVVLYWHALRESGIQDNLSNFGSLLERH from the coding sequence ATGAGCTTTTCACTAGGTTTTCGTTTAAAAATGGGTTTAATCCTACCCTCGACAAATACCTCTATGCAACCTGAAACTGAGGCATTACGTCCTTATGGTGTAACTAATCATACAAGTAGAATGTTGATTAAAGATCGATTGATGGAACAACAGCCTGGTTTCCAGAATGTAATTAAAGATATCAGACTTTCAACTGAAGCTGCTATTGAAAGTTTAGCTACATGTAAACCAGATAGAATTATTGTTGGGGTATCTCCAGAAAGTTATTGGGATGGATTCGGTAGTCATGAAAAGACTGTAGGGTCTTTTGAGTCTATGAGTAAAGGTATCCCCATTACAACTAGTCCAGATGCATATAAAGCGGCCTTGAATGTATTAGGCAATATAAAGCGTATTGCTGTATTAACACCCTATTTACCTGTAGGTGATAATACAGTTAGTCGTTTTTTTACTGAAAATGGCTATGATGTTGTAGCTATTAAAGGTTTGGGGGGAGCTAGTCCTGAACGTATTTCACATATCACTGAGCAACAAATATTTAGTGCAATTAAAGATGTTGATACGCAGTCTGTTGAGGCAATTGTTCAAGTTGGAACGAATGTGACAATGGCTAGAGCTGCCATGATTGCTGAAAAGTGGTTAAATAAGCCAGTGATATCTAATAATGTCGTCTTATATTGGCATGCGTTACGCGAAAGTGGAATTCAAGATAATTTAAGTAATTTTGGTAGTTTACTTGAGAGACACTAA
- a CDS encoding Rid family hydrolase — MNKITRMGSDQAQYAESITIPSNASLVYVSGILPNIYDDNAELGSTYSYGNTKVQAHSVLTKIQNILAKKNLKMKDIIQMRVFLVGIPELDGKLDFKGFQEAYVEFFPEHNVQTKPTRTAVQVVSLPLPGTLVEIDVIASTVIDLI; from the coding sequence ATGAATAAAATTACACGAATGGGTTCTGATCAAGCTCAATATGCCGAATCAATTACAATTCCAAGTAATGCTTCGTTAGTATATGTTAGTGGAATTCTTCCAAACATATACGACGACAACGCTGAACTTGGAAGTACTTATTCTTATGGTAATACCAAAGTTCAAGCCCATTCAGTCTTAACGAAAATACAGAATATTCTAGCGAAAAAAAATTTAAAAATGAAAGACATCATTCAAATGCGTGTTTTTTTGGTAGGTATACCTGAACTTGATGGAAAACTTGATTTTAAAGGCTTTCAAGAAGCGTATGTAGAGTTCTTTCCAGAACACAATGTGCAGACCAAGCCAACAAGAACAGCTGTTCAAGTTGTTTCACTGCCGCTTCCTGGTACTCTTGTAGAAATTGATGTGATTGCCTCTACAGTTATTGATTTAATATAA
- a CDS encoding NAD(P)-dependent oxidoreductase: protein MNKPVNVNDLTVAVLGTGVMGAAIARNLQKNGFEVKAWNRSLDKAKALLDSDISVYEHASDAVRGADIVLTMLTDGPAVLNAMKLALPALAKGTIWIQSSTVGIEGNAELEKFALDNGLKYYDAPVQGTKGPAEQGKLIIIASGPNEDKDIAQGVFDAIGQRTVWVSDKPGESSKLKLALNSWAFALTHGIAEALSIAEALDVDPANIIEVVKGGPMDNMYFQLKSAAILSGNFDASFSLDNAVKDANLVIDASKKAGVKVDGVEAGLARFKRAQDAGHGDKDMAATYFAK from the coding sequence ATGAACAAGCCGGTAAACGTAAATGATTTGACAGTTGCAGTTTTAGGTACTGGAGTTATGGGTGCTGCAATAGCAAGAAACTTACAAAAAAATGGTTTTGAAGTTAAAGCTTGGAATCGTAGCTTAGACAAAGCTAAAGCATTGTTGGATTCTGATATTTCAGTTTATGAACATGCTAGTGATGCGGTTCGTGGTGCAGATATTGTTTTGACTATGCTTACTGATGGTCCAGCTGTACTAAATGCAATGAAATTAGCTTTGCCTGCTTTGGCAAAAGGGACCATTTGGATCCAATCAAGTACAGTTGGGATTGAAGGTAATGCTGAACTTGAGAAATTTGCTTTAGACAATGGTTTGAAGTATTACGATGCTCCAGTGCAAGGTACAAAAGGGCCAGCAGAGCAAGGTAAATTAATTATTATTGCTTCAGGTCCTAATGAGGACAAAGATATTGCTCAGGGTGTCTTTGATGCGATTGGTCAACGAACTGTATGGGTATCAGATAAACCAGGCGAAAGCAGTAAGCTTAAACTTGCATTAAATAGTTGGGCTTTTGCACTGACTCATGGTATTGCAGAAGCATTATCAATCGCAGAGGCTCTTGATGTAGATCCTGCTAATATCATTGAAGTAGTTAAAGGTGGACCAATGGATAATATGTATTTTCAATTAAAGTCAGCCGCAATTTTATCTGGAAATTTTGACGCAAGCTTTTCACTAGATAATGCTGTCAAAGATGCTAATTTAGTGATAGATGCATCTAAGAAAGCTGGTGTAAAAGTTGATGGTGTTGAAGCTGGCTTAGCTCGTTTCAAACGAGCTCAAGATGCAGGACATGGTGATAAAGATATGGCAGCAACTTACTTCGCAAAATAA
- a CDS encoding DUF3800 domain-containing protein codes for MERIHKFMQERNQSNKTTHITIESRDKKANQKLENAFNLIKKGENWNQTQFQFEIEFISKKSNSTGLQIADLVAEPIKYRFMRPEKNHQNFKSLESKFYCKGGRHSVGKNFLGYGLKVFPT; via the coding sequence CTGGAGAGAATTCATAAATTCATGCAAGAGAGAAATCAGTCAAACAAAACCACTCACATCACAATTGAGAGTAGAGATAAAAAAGCAAATCAAAAACTAGAAAATGCCTTTAACCTTATAAAGAAGGGCGAAAATTGGAATCAAACACAATTCCAATTTGAAATCGAATTTATAAGTAAAAAGTCTAATTCTACTGGTTTACAAATTGCAGATTTAGTTGCAGAACCAATCAAATACCGGTTCATGAGACCTGAAAAAAATCATCAAAATTTCAAAAGCTTAGAGTCAAAATTTTATTGTAAAGGTGGTCGTCACTCTGTTGGTAAAAATTTCCTAGGCTATGGGTTAAAAGTTTTTCCCACATAA
- a CDS encoding TetR/AcrR family transcriptional regulator, whose amino-acid sequence MRPKEFELEAIAELAMKVFWQRGYAATSIQDLVDATGIGRGSIYNAFGSKHGIYQFSLKQYYKLTASNIALLSEEGTAKDLIRRLLMKIVSEELNDIENIGCMVANASLEMARHDQGIAELVAKNLMRMERAISTLIIRGQANGEIDSNKNSDALAHFIVSTIQGIRVVSKGAGEEKQASRLEDIVEIALSVI is encoded by the coding sequence ATGAGACCTAAAGAGTTTGAATTAGAAGCCATAGCCGAATTAGCTATGAAAGTTTTTTGGCAACGTGGTTATGCTGCTACTAGCATTCAGGATCTAGTAGACGCTACTGGTATTGGTCGTGGCAGTATTTACAATGCCTTTGGTAGTAAACATGGCATCTATCAGTTTTCTTTGAAGCAATATTATAAATTAACGGCTAGCAATATTGCCCTTTTATCGGAAGAAGGCACTGCCAAAGATTTAATTCGCCGCTTACTTATGAAAATAGTATCGGAGGAACTAAATGATATTGAAAATATTGGTTGTATGGTAGCGAATGCATCACTAGAGATGGCGAGGCATGATCAAGGTATTGCAGAATTAGTAGCCAAGAATTTAATGCGAATGGAAAGAGCTATTAGTACTTTAATAATACGTGGACAAGCTAACGGGGAAATCGATTCTAATAAAAATTCAGACGCCTTAGCCCATTTTATTGTTAGTACAATTCAAGGAATTCGTGTGGTAAGTAAAGGTGCGGGGGAAGAAAAGCAAGCATCTCGTTTAGAAGATATTGTAGAAATTGCACTAAGTGTAATTTAA
- the acpP gene encoding acyl carrier protein translates to MSDIELRIKQAVAEQLGLKAEEIKNEASFMDDLGADSLDLVELVMSFENDFDITIPDEDSNEITTVQSAIDYVSKKLA, encoded by the coding sequence GTGAGCGATATCGAACTTCGTATCAAACAAGCAGTAGCTGAGCAACTTGGTCTTAAGGCTGAAGAAATCAAAAATGAAGCATCTTTTATGGATGATTTAGGTGCTGACTCTTTAGACTTAGTTGAGCTTGTTATGTCTTTCGAAAATGATTTTGACATCACTATTCCAGATGAAGATTCTAACGAAATCACAACGGTTCAATCTGCAATTGACTATGTTTCTAAGAAACTAGCTTAA
- the fabG gene encoding 3-oxoacyl-ACP reductase FabG, with protein sequence MTQERKVALVTGASRGIGAAVAKQLILDGFFVVGTATSESGAEKLSASFAEQGTGAVLDVRDLSAIDALVSDIEQKYGSVMILVNNAGITKDNLLLRMSEDDWDDILNIHLKAVFRLSKRVLKGMTKARFGRIINISSVVAHFANPGQANYSAAKAGIEAFSRSLAKEMGSRQITVNSIAPGFIATEMTEQLSEEIRKKMSDQVALSRFGQPQDIANAVSFLASDKASYITGTVLHVNGGLYMA encoded by the coding sequence ATGACACAAGAACGTAAAGTCGCACTGGTGACAGGTGCGAGTCGAGGGATTGGTGCTGCTGTTGCCAAGCAACTGATTTTAGATGGATTTTTTGTGGTGGGTACCGCGACCTCTGAATCAGGTGCTGAAAAGCTATCTGCAAGTTTTGCGGAGCAAGGTACAGGCGCTGTGCTTGATGTACGTGATCTAAGCGCGATTGATGCTTTGGTGAGTGACATTGAGCAGAAGTATGGTTCAGTGATGATTTTGGTGAATAACGCGGGTATTACTAAAGATAACTTGCTGCTACGTATGTCAGAAGATGATTGGGATGACATTTTAAATATTCATTTAAAAGCAGTGTTCCGTTTATCTAAGCGTGTATTGAAAGGCATGACCAAGGCGCGTTTTGGTCGCATCATTAATATTAGTTCTGTGGTTGCGCATTTTGCAAACCCAGGACAGGCAAACTATTCCGCTGCCAAAGCAGGCATTGAGGCATTTAGCCGTAGCCTTGCTAAAGAGATGGGCAGTCGTCAGATTACGGTGAATAGTATTGCACCGGGCTTTATTGCGACAGAAATGACGGAGCAATTGAGTGAAGAAATTCGCAAGAAAATGAGTGATCAAGTGGCCCTAAGCCGTTTCGGTCAACCACAAGACATTGCCAATGCTGTAAGTTTTTTAGCTTCTGACAAAGCTAGTTACATTACAGGTACGGTTTTACATGTGAATGGAGGTTTATACATGGCGTAA
- the lysM gene encoding peptidoglycan-binding protein LysM: MGLFDFVKGIGKKNTAPAEQQAAPATPTEPSAQEVANKLLGHVKALGLPVTGLSVGYNGDSDLATIKGQVQTQADREKIILAVGNVDHVAKVDDQLTVATPSAESKFYTVKSGDNLSKVAKEFYGDANQYNKIFEANRPLLKDADDIYPGQVLRIPA; this comes from the coding sequence ATGGGTCTTTTTGATTTTGTAAAAGGCATTGGCAAGAAAAATACAGCACCAGCGGAACAACAAGCAGCGCCTGCAACACCAACTGAGCCATCTGCACAAGAAGTTGCAAACAAACTATTGGGTCATGTAAAAGCTTTAGGTTTGCCTGTAACAGGCTTGTCTGTCGGTTATAACGGTGATTCAGACCTTGCGACCATTAAAGGTCAAGTACAGACACAAGCGGATCGTGAGAAGATTATTCTGGCTGTAGGGAATGTTGATCATGTTGCAAAAGTGGATGATCAATTGACGGTGGCAACGCCTTCAGCTGAAAGTAAGTTTTATACGGTTAAATCTGGCGATAATTTGTCAAAAGTAGCTAAAGAATTTTATGGTGATGCGAATCAATACAATAAAATTTTTGAAGCAAACCGTCCGTTGTTGAAAGATGCAGATGACATCTATCCTGGGCAAGTGCTTCGTATTCCTGCTTAA